Proteins from a single region of Gossypium arboreum isolate Shixiya-1 chromosome 1, ASM2569848v2, whole genome shotgun sequence:
- the LOC108482556 gene encoding probable N-acetyltransferase HLS1-like: MGYGELNIRSYNPQKDRARVEDLERRCEVGPAERGFLFTDTLGDPICRIRNSPIYNMIVAELNNQLVGVIQGSIKLVTIHKPPKNLARVGYILGLRVAPLYRRRGIGSSLVVRLEEWFIASGVDYAYMATEKDNDASFKLFVEKLGYVKFRTPAILVNPVNCPMYRISSKYEFEKLKVEEAESLYRKFMSSMEFFPSDIGNILRNKLSLGTWVAYPRGESWGEILPSSWAMVSVWNSGEVFKLRLGNAPASCLMYTKSSQLMGSLVPCFKWRGIPDFMHPFGFYFIYGVCREGPMSGKLVRTLCRLVHNMAAKCRDCKAVVTEVGGSDTLRRHIPHWRLLSCPEDLWCIKGLKNEERESFYELIKTPTTRTLFVDPREV; this comes from the exons ATGGGATATGGGGAGCTAAACATACGAAGCTATAACCCCCAAAAGGATAGAGCTCGAGTTGAAGATCTCGAAAGAAGATGCGAGGTAGGTCCAGCTGAGAGAGGATTTCTCTTCACCGACACGTTGGGTGACCCCATTTGCCGAATCCGAAACAGCCCGATTTACAACATGATC GTAGCCGAGCTGAATAACCAGCTGGTTGGTGTCATCCAGGGATCTATAAAGCTCGTGAcgattcacaaaccacccaagaatCTTGCCAGGGTGGGGTACATCTTGGGGTTAAGGGTTGCCCCGCTTTATCGACGACGAGGGATCGGCTCAAGCCTGGTGGTCAGATTGGAAGAATGGTTCATTGCAAGCGGCGTCGATTATGCTTACATGGCCACGGAGAAAGACAACGATGCGTCCTTCAAGCTTTTCGTGGAGAAGCTCGGTTATGTCAAGTTTCGAACCCCGGCTATTCTCGTAAACCCCGTTAACTGTCCAATGTATCGGATATCGTCCAAGTACGAGTTCGAGAAGCTGAAGGTCGAAGAAGCCGAGTCTTTATACCGTAAATTCATGTCGTCGATGGAATTCTTCCCAAGCGATATCGGTAACATATTGAGAAACAAGCTGAGTTTAGGGACATGGGTGGCTTATCCGAGAGGTGAATCATGGGGGGAAATTTTGCCTAGTAGTTGGGCAATGGTTAGTGTGTGGAACAGTGGGGAGGTTTTCAAGTTAAGGCTAGGCAATGCACCAGCATCATGTTTGATGTACACCAAGAGCTCACAGTTGATGGGGAGCCTTGTTCCATGCTTTAAATGGAGAGGCATACCAGATTTTATGCACCCATTTGGGTTCTATTTCATATACGGGGTGTGTCGTGAAGGTCCAATGTCGGGCAAGCTGGTGCGGACCCTGTGCCGACTGGTGCATAACATGGCTGCAAAGTGTAGGGATTGTAAGGCTGTTGTGACGGAAGTTGGAGGTAGCGATACATTGAGACGTCACATCCCTCATTGGAGATTATTGTCGTGCCCTGAAGATTTGTGGTGTATAAAAGGGTTAAAAAATGAAGAAAGGGAAAGCTTCTATGAGTTGATAAAAACCCCAACAACAAGAACTCTTTTTGTTGACCCCAGAGAGGTATGA